From Amycolatopsis sp. cg9, one genomic window encodes:
- the pyrF gene encoding orotidine-5'-phosphate decarboxylase: MTAGERFGARLAKAVAARGPLCAGIDPHPGLLEAWGLPVDASGLERFALSATEVLAARTAIVKPQSAFFESFGSAGVRVLERVVDTARDAGALVLLDVKRGDIGSTMAAYTAAYVADGAAIAADAITVSPYLGFGSLEQCAATAVSAGRGIFVLARTSNPEAAAVQNAKLPDGRTVAQAIVDSAAALNDGAEPLGDVGVVVGATISPGELDLSRLNGPVLAPGFGAQGATAADLKALFGPSLPGVLPASSRDILKHGPEQQALRQAVERVAEVLADPQENGQ, translated from the coding sequence GTGACGGCGGGGGAGCGGTTCGGGGCGCGGCTGGCCAAGGCCGTCGCGGCCCGCGGCCCGCTGTGCGCCGGCATCGACCCCCACCCGGGCCTCCTCGAGGCCTGGGGGCTCCCGGTGGACGCTTCGGGCCTGGAACGGTTCGCGCTGTCCGCCACGGAGGTCCTGGCGGCCCGCACGGCGATCGTGAAGCCGCAGTCGGCGTTCTTCGAAAGTTTCGGGTCCGCCGGTGTCCGCGTGCTGGAACGGGTGGTGGACACCGCCCGGGACGCGGGCGCGCTGGTGCTGCTGGACGTCAAGCGCGGCGACATCGGCTCCACGATGGCGGCGTACACGGCCGCCTACGTGGCCGACGGCGCCGCGATCGCGGCCGACGCCATCACCGTCTCGCCGTACCTCGGGTTCGGCTCGCTGGAGCAGTGCGCCGCCACGGCGGTCTCGGCGGGGCGCGGCATCTTCGTGCTTGCTCGGACTTCGAACCCCGAAGCGGCCGCGGTGCAGAACGCGAAGCTGCCCGACGGGCGCACGGTGGCGCAGGCGATCGTGGACTCGGCGGCGGCGCTCAACGACGGAGCGGAACCGCTCGGCGATGTGGGTGTGGTCGTCGGGGCCACCATTTCGCCGGGGGAACTCGATCTCTCGCGGCTGAACGGACCGGTGCTGGCGCCCGGTTTCGGGGCCCAGGGAGCCACTGCGGCCGATTTGAAGGCCCTTTTCGGCCCTTCGCTGCCCGGCGTGCTGCCCGCGTCGTCCCGCGACATCCTGAAGCACGGTCCGGAGCAACAGGCTTTG